A genomic region of Notamacropus eugenii isolate mMacEug1 chromosome 3, mMacEug1.pri_v2, whole genome shotgun sequence contains the following coding sequences:
- the LOC140533109 gene encoding olfactory receptor 2A7-like codes for MGFPVEPDMRMFLFGLFSLLYAFTLIGNGVILGLIYLEARLHTPMYFFLSHLALVDISYACNTVPQMLANLLDPGKFISYAGCTTQTFLFLTFAHTECLLLVAMSYDRYVAICHPLRYSVIMSWKVCITLALTAWVLGYLLALVHLILLLPLPFCGPQKINHFFCEIMAVLKLACADTHINEVLVLVGAASVLVGPFSSIVISYMQIIWAVLHIQSREGRQKAFSTCSSHLCVVGLFYGTAIIMYIGPNHGNSKGQQKYLLLFHSLFNPMLNPLIYSLRNNEVKGALKRVLGKERP; via the coding sequence ATGGGATTTCCTGTTGAACCTGACATGCGAATGTTCCTCTTTGGGCTCTTCTCTCTGCTCTATGCATTCACCCTAATAGGGAATGGAGTAATCTTAGGACTCATCTATCTGGAGGCCCGACTCCACACCCCCATGTACTTCTTTCTCTCACACTTGGCCCTCGTTGACATTTCCTACGCCTGTAACACTGTGCCTCAAATGTTAGCAAACCTATTGGACCCTGGCAAATTCATCTCCTATGCAGGATGTACAAcacaaacttttctctttttgactTTTGCCCACACAGAATGTCTCCTCCTAGTGGCAATGTCTTATGATCGCTATGTAGCAATTTGCCACCCCCTCAGATACTCTGTCATCATGAGCTGGAAGGTGTGCATCACTCTAGCACTGACCGCTTGGGTCCTTGGATACCTTTTGGCACTGGTCCATCTAATTTTATTATTGCCATTGCCTTTCTGTGGTCCCCAGAAAATCAACCACTTTTTCTGTGAAATTATGGCTGTTCTCAAACTTGCCTGTGCTGACACCCATATCAATGAGGTTTTGGTCTTGGTTGGGGCTGCTTCTGTGTTGGTGGGACCCTTTTCCTCAATTGTGATCTCTTACATGCAAATCATCTGGGCAGTCCTGCATATCCAGTCaagagaagggagacagaaagCCTTTTCTACCTGCTCCTCACATCTCTGTGTAGTAGGACTCTTCTATGGCACTGCCATCATTATGTACATTGGGCCCAATCATGGGAATTCCAAAGGGCAGCAGAAATATCTCCTCTTATTCCATAGCCTATTTAACCCCATGCTGAACCCTCTTATTTATAGTCTGAGGAATAATGAAGTAAAAGGTGCTCTGAAGAGAGTTTTGGGGAAGGAGAGACCATGA
- the LOC140533106 gene encoding olfactory receptor 2A1/2A42-like, which produces MHFNIFLQCLCFHHNIMETNQTTVTDFILLGFLVSPKMHLVLFGLFFLFYTFTLLGNGVILGLIYLDSRLHTPMYFFLSQLAIVDISYASSTVPQMLANLLELAKPISFPGCIMQTDLFLMFALVECHLLLMMGYDRYVAICHPLSYPLIMRWKVCIALAITSWAIGFFLALVHVLLLLRLPFCGPREINHFFCEIISVLKLACADIWLNKMVIFAACVFILVGPLCLILVSYIHIIGTILRIQSKEGRKKAFSTCSSHLCVVGLFFGSATIAYMAPNSRNSEEQQKILFLFYSFFNPTLNPLIYSLRNADVKGALKRVLRRDRPV; this is translated from the coding sequence ATGCATTTTAATATCTTTCTCCAGTGTCTTTGTTTTCATCATAATATTATGGAGACCAACCAGACCACAGTGACAGATTTCATTCTGCTGGGATTTCTTGTTAGCCCTAAGATGCACCTGGTTCTCTTTGGACTCTTCTTCCTATTCTACACCTTCACTCTGCTGGGAAATGGAGTCATCCTGGGGCTGATTTATCTTGACTCCCGACTCCACACTcccatgtatttcttcctttcacaACTGGCTATTGTTGACATTTCTTATGCCTCAAGCACAGTCCCCCAAATGTTGGCAAATCTCCTGGAACTAGCCAAGCCCATCTCCTTTCCAGGTTGCATAATGCAAACTGACCTCTTTTTGATGTTTGCCCTTGTAGAATGCCATCTACTGCTAATGATGGGCTATGACCGGTATGTGGCAATCTGTCATCCTCTCAGCTATCCTCTCATTATGCGCTGGAAAGTGTGTATTGCACTTGCTATCACATCCTGGGCAATTGGATTCTTTCTGGCCTTAGTCCATGTGCTTCTGCTCCTTAGGCTGCCCTTCTGTGGACCTCGGGAAATCAACCATTTCTTCTGTGAAATCATATCAGTCCTGAAACTTGCCTGTGCAGATATATGGCTTAACAAAATGGTCATCTTTGCTGCCTGTGTATTTATCTTAGTTGGACCCCTCTGCTTAATCCTAGTCTCCTACATCCATATCATTGGTACTATTTTgagaattcagtcaaaggaagggaggaagaaagcctTCTCCACATGCTCCTCCCACCTCTGTGTGGTTGGGCTTTTCTTTGGCAGTGCCACCATTGCTTACATGGCCCCTAACTCAAGGAACTCTGAGGAGCAACagaaaattcttttcttattttacagcttCTTTAATCCTACCTTAAATCCTTTAATCTATAGCCTGAGAAATGCAGATGTAAAGGGGGCCCTAAAGAGAGTGCTTAGGAGGGACAGGCCAGTCTGA